A section of the Macaca thibetana thibetana isolate TM-01 chromosome 10, ASM2454274v1, whole genome shotgun sequence genome encodes:
- the LOC126963674 gene encoding interferon-induced transmembrane protein 3-like, which yields MLKEEHKVAVLGAPHNPAPLTSTMIHIRSETSVPDHVVWSLFNTLFMNPCCLGFIAFAYSVKSRDRKMVGNLTGAQAYASTAKCLNIWALILGILMTILLIVIPVLIFQAY from the coding sequence ATGCTCAAGGAGGAGCACAAGGTGGCTGTACTGGGGGCGCCCCACAACCCTGCTCCCCTGACGTCCACCATGATCCACATCCGCAGTGAGACCTCCGTGCCCGACCACGTCGTCTGGTCCCTGTTCAACACCCTCTTCATGAACCCCTGCTGCCTGGGCTTCATAGCATTCGCCTACTCCGTGAAGTCTAGGGACAGGAAGATGGTTGGCAACCTGACTGGGGCCCAGGCCTATGCCTCCACCGCCAAGTGCCTGAACATCTGGGCCCTGATTTTGGGCATCCTCATGACCATTCTGCTCATCGTCATCCCAGTATTGATCTTCCAAGCCTACTGA